A region from the Wansuia hejianensis genome encodes:
- a CDS encoding PadR family transcriptional regulator has protein sequence MATIDLIVLGILKKEPMSAYDIQKLVEYRNISKWVKISTPSIYKKVIQLEEKGYITSHIEKDGKMPEKAVYSLSEAGKQEFEKLMVEISCKPINIFLDFNAVVVNLESMTKESQKECLDNIENNMKVLKTYLEKNIALKESVDDIPATGMAVLQQQYMLAKAIEEWICTLKKSLE, from the coding sequence ATGGCGACCATTGACCTGATTGTGTTGGGAATATTAAAAAAAGAGCCAATGAGTGCATATGACATTCAAAAATTGGTGGAGTACCGTAATATTTCAAAATGGGTAAAAATCAGCACCCCGTCTATTTATAAAAAGGTGATTCAGTTAGAGGAGAAAGGATATATTACAAGCCATATTGAAAAAGACGGCAAAATGCCTGAAAAAGCAGTCTATTCTTTAAGTGAAGCAGGCAAGCAGGAATTTGAGAAACTGATGGTTGAAATATCCTGTAAACCAATCAATATTTTTTTGGATTTTAATGCTGTTGTTGTGAATTTAGAAAGTATGACAAAAGAGAGTCAAAAGGAATGTCTGGATAATATTGAAAACAATATGAAAGTGTTAAAAACATATCTCGAAAAAAACATAGCTTTAAAAGAAAGTGTCGATGATATTCCCGCAACGGGCATGGCTGTTTTACAGCAGCAATATATGCTGGCGAAAGCGATAGAGGAATGGATTTGTACATTGAAGAAATCATTAGAGTGA
- a CDS encoding MATE family efflux transporter, whose amino-acid sequence MNSQNRKIELLGSTPIPKALLAMGIPTMIGMLINALYNLVDAYFVGGLGESQMGAISVVYPLGQVVVGLGLLFGTGAASYISRLLGQRDKEQANTVASTALYSSLAVGAVIILLSVIFLNPILRLLGATESILPYASTYAGIYIISCIFNVFNVTRNNIVTNEGAAKTTMCALLFGAVLNIGLDPLFIDTLNLGVAGAAIATAISQLVSTVVYLVYIFQKKSTFRFTIKDCAFSKDVLSEIFKIGISTLLFQLLTSLSISMINNASGNYGDAVIAGMGVVTRLVSMGSLTVFGFIKGFQPIAGLAFSLFSTAIVSQFTAGNTEMIRTGANSLRINGITFMLFGYYTVYSSLFLALGKGKEGFLLGACRQGICFIPVILILPAVWGLNGILYAQPIADVLSALITVFMAIPLHKNLYDAEVKMKETASPIHCVK is encoded by the coding sequence ATGAACAGTCAAAACAGAAAAATCGAATTATTGGGAAGTACTCCAATTCCAAAAGCCCTCTTAGCTATGGGTATTCCAACGATGATTGGCATGCTTATCAATGCCTTATACAACCTTGTTGACGCCTACTTTGTTGGTGGATTAGGTGAGAGCCAGATGGGTGCCATCTCTGTCGTTTATCCACTCGGTCAGGTTGTCGTTGGGTTAGGGCTTCTATTCGGTACCGGTGCAGCTTCCTATATTTCCAGATTATTAGGTCAGAGAGATAAAGAACAGGCAAATACAGTTGCCAGTACCGCATTGTATAGCAGTCTTGCCGTGGGTGCAGTTATTATTCTTCTTTCTGTTATTTTTCTAAATCCTATTTTAAGGCTTTTAGGTGCAACAGAAAGTATTCTGCCCTATGCGTCTACTTATGCCGGTATCTATATTATTTCCTGTATTTTCAATGTATTTAATGTAACAAGGAACAACATCGTCACAAACGAAGGTGCAGCCAAAACCACAATGTGCGCTTTATTGTTTGGCGCTGTCCTCAACATCGGATTGGACCCGTTGTTCATTGATACTTTGAATTTAGGCGTTGCAGGAGCAGCCATCGCCACGGCAATTTCACAGCTTGTATCTACTGTGGTATATCTGGTTTATATTTTCCAAAAGAAAAGCACTTTTCGTTTTACCATTAAGGATTGTGCTTTTTCCAAAGATGTTTTATCTGAAATCTTTAAAATCGGTATTTCTACCCTTTTATTTCAACTCTTAACAAGCCTGTCTATTTCCATGATAAACAATGCGTCTGGAAATTATGGTGACGCCGTCATCGCAGGGATGGGCGTGGTGACCCGCCTTGTATCTATGGGCAGCCTAACCGTATTTGGTTTTATCAAAGGTTTTCAGCCAATCGCAGGTTTAGCATTTTCACTGTTTTCAACCGCCATCGTTTCCCAGTTTACTGCCGGAAATACTGAAATGATTCGCACTGGCGCAAACTCCTTGAGGATAAATGGCATCACCTTTATGCTGTTTGGATATTATACCGTTTATTCTTCCTTATTTCTCGCACTGGGAAAAGGAAAAGAAGGCTTCCTTCTTGGGGCTTGCCGGCAAGGGATCTGCTTTATTCCTGTTATCTTAATCCTGCCCGCTGTGTGGGGATTAAACGGTATTTTATATGCGCAGCCGATCGCTGATGTACTATCGGCACTTATTACGGTATTTATGGCAATTCCTTTACACAAAAATTTATATGATGCGGAAGTGAAAATGAAAGAAACAGCATCACCTATACATTGTGTTAAATAA
- a CDS encoding VOC family protein: MKLEGFGIFVTDMPAMVRFYRDVLDFEIREAEDAENIYLEKDGTLFLMYRRKDFESMTGASLQYAGGVNGHYEIALGVENYAAVDRVFDEVVSKGAAAIMKPATMEWGQRTCYISDPEGNLIEIGSFVK; this comes from the coding sequence ATGAAGCTGGAAGGATTCGGGATTTTTGTAACAGACATGCCTGCCATGGTGCGGTTTTACAGGGATGTGCTTGACTTTGAGATCAGAGAGGCGGAAGATGCGGAAAATATTTATCTGGAGAAGGACGGCACTCTGTTCCTGATGTACCGGAGAAAGGATTTTGAATCGATGACGGGCGCTTCCCTCCAGTATGCGGGCGGAGTGAACGGGCATTATGAAATCGCGTTGGGCGTGGAAAACTATGCGGCCGTTGACCGGGTCTTTGATGAGGTGGTTTCCAAGGGCGCGGCTGCCATTATGAAGCCTGCCACGATGGAATGGGGCCAGCGGACTTGCTATATCTCTGATCCAGAGGGGAATCTGATAGAGATCGGTTCCTTTGTTAAATAG
- a CDS encoding helix-turn-helix domain-containing protein, with product MELYQIYTPITAAPFAHHERHTEISPCSALKPYVRCFWGSEWPYKAGENEVIPRNLVTPDTCMDIIFTVNETKNRIDSSFSGIDDRAFQAGGSLMQKETVSTFAIRFYAWSAVLFSEDSLKHVRNTHMDAGQLFSRLKKDIGKRLFDAVTLRERIAIAEKYLLAHIRPGRENRLVMEGVSAIVRNRGQIKIAEAVREIHISSRQMERVFLENIGISPKKLASLVRYQYLWKDILYQDRFDIQDAVFKYGYTDQAHLLKDFKRFHTLSPGNARQLALQHVAFLQAGEPEAVLN from the coding sequence ATGGAATTATATCAGATTTATACCCCAATTACAGCAGCGCCGTTTGCGCATCATGAAAGACACACGGAAATATCCCCGTGCAGCGCTCTAAAACCATACGTGAGATGCTTCTGGGGGAGCGAATGGCCATATAAGGCAGGGGAAAACGAAGTGATACCGAGAAATCTGGTAACACCAGATACCTGTATGGATATCATTTTTACTGTAAATGAGACAAAGAACAGAATCGACAGCAGCTTCAGCGGTATTGACGACAGGGCTTTTCAGGCCGGAGGCAGTTTGATGCAGAAGGAGACGGTTTCAACGTTCGCAATCCGTTTCTATGCCTGGAGTGCGGTCCTTTTTTCAGAAGATTCTTTAAAACATGTGCGCAATACTCACATGGACGCGGGGCAGCTCTTTTCACGGCTGAAAAAAGATATTGGGAAACGTCTGTTTGATGCGGTCACCCTGAGAGAACGCATCGCTATAGCAGAGAAGTATTTGCTGGCCCACATCAGGCCCGGCAGAGAAAACCGGCTGGTGATGGAAGGAGTTTCGGCAATTGTCCGTAACCGCGGACAGATAAAGATCGCAGAGGCTGTCAGGGAAATACATATCAGCAGCCGTCAGATGGAACGGGTATTTCTTGAAAATATTGGGATCTCACCGAAGAAACTGGCGTCTCTGGTCCGGTATCAATATCTGTGGAAGGATATTCTTTATCAGGACAGGTTCGATATACAGGATGCGGTTTTTAAATACGGATATACCGATCAGGCACATCTGCTGAAAGATTTTAAAAGATTTCATACCTTGTCGCCAGGTAATGCCAGGCAGCTGGCCCTGCAGCACGTCGCTTTTTTACAAGCAGGAGAGCCGGAAGCTGTGTTAAACTAA